Proteins from one Gossypium raimondii isolate GPD5lz chromosome 8, ASM2569854v1, whole genome shotgun sequence genomic window:
- the LOC105793631 gene encoding heavy metal-associated isoprenylated plant protein 39: MKKVVLKLSLQDDIEKQKTMKAVSGLSGVDSIAIDMKDKKLTVIGEVDPVVVVSKLRKQWYTQILTVGPAKEEKKDGEGKKNEGAKKDDNKKKESEQLAELLKAYKAYNPYMTPYHRVVLAEDHPNSCVIC; the protein is encoded by the exons ATGAAG AAAGTTGTGTTGAAATTGAGTTTACAAGATGACATAGAGAAACAGAAAACCATGAAAGCAGTGTCTGGGCTATCAGGAGTGGATTCAATCGCGATAGACATGAAGGATAAGAAGTTAACAGTGATAGGGGAAGTTGACCCAGTGGTGGTGGTGAGCAAGTTAAGGAAACAATGGTACACTCAGATTTTAACAGTGGGACCAgccaaagaagagaaaaaagatgGAGAAGGCAAGAAAAATGAAGGCGCCAAGAAGGATgataacaaaaagaaagaaagcgaACAACTTGCTGAGCTTCTCAAGGCTTACAAGGCATACAATCCTTACATGACTCCATATCACCGTGTTGTCCTTGCAGAAGACCATCCCAATTCTTGTGTTATCTGCTAA